A window of the Helianthus annuus cultivar XRQ/B chromosome 4, HanXRQr2.0-SUNRISE, whole genome shotgun sequence genome harbors these coding sequences:
- the LOC110934584 gene encoding cytochrome b5 produces MASDQKTFVFDEVAKHNKADDCWLIISGKVYDVTLFMDNHPGGGEVWLRATGKDATVDFSDVDHSDIAKGKMEKYYIGEIDQSTIPVKHSNSKHTLIIKVLLVGIMVGALGILFAVL; encoded by the exons ATGGCGTCAGATCAGAAAACCTTCGTGTTTGATGAAGTCGCTAAGCACAATAAAGCCGATGATTGCTGGCTTATCATCTCCGGGAAG GTTTATGATGTAACCTTGTTTATGGATAATCATCCTGGAGGTGGTGAAGTTTGGCTAAGAGCAACCG GCAAAGACGCAACAGTTGATTTTAGTGATGTCGATCATAGTGATATAGCTAAAGGAAAGATGGAAAAGTATTACATTGGCGAGATTGACCAGTCAACTATTCCTGTGAAACATTCCAATTCGAAACACACTTTGATTATCAAGGTATTACTTGTTGGAATTATGGTTGGTGCATTGGGAATACTATTTGCAGTCCTCTAA